The DNA region TTTATAAAATTGCGAAATCAAAGTTAGTTTATTTTTCAGAAAACGGACTTTTACGAAGACTAAATTCTGCTAGTGCAATTTTCTTGTCCTGAAAAGAAAAAAAATTATTTAGGTGTCACAAATTACATAGAAATTTGTCATAATATTCGAAATAGAAAAAAGGGAATGTACATTCCCAAAAGGAGAATTTTATGAATATGGTAGCATTGGGACTTGTAGGGCTTGTAGCATTTGAGCATATTTACATTTTAGTTTTAGAAATGTTTCTTTGGGAAACAAGGGCACTAAAGGTTTTTGAAATGACTGCGGAATACGCGGCATCAACAAAAGTGCTTGCAATGAACCAAGGATTGTACAATGGATTTTTAGCAGCCGGACTTATTTGGGGATTGTTTTTTATTCAAAACCAAGATTGGAAAGTAAATGTTTTAAATTTTTTTCTAGGTTGTGTCATTGTCGCTGGAGTTTACGGTGGATTTACCGCAAAGATGAGTATTATTCTCACACAAGGACTTCCAGCATTATTAGCATTTCTTGCTTTAAACTTTTTATACAAAAAAGGGTAATATGAAAAAACAACCCTGGAATGATTTAATCAAAAAATCCATTTCAGGTGATTTGGATGCGTTAAACGAAATCATTCGATGGTTAAAAAGAACACGAAGGCAAATTAGAAACTATTTTTTTCTTCGTGTTCTTTGGATACTTAGTGGTAAACAAAATCCTTCAATTTCTTATAATCCTGTTCCCTACATTCAACTATTAGCAATGTTCCGTCCGTTTCATAACTGACTGATTTCACGTGTGCATTTTCATTTAAGTAGGCAACTATCTTGCCCTGATCGTAAGGTATTAACATTGTACAATCTATGTATTGGTTGAATACTTTCTTGTTGATGACCTGTATCAATTCATTCATACCAATTTTTTCTTTGGAGGAAAGATATACATTGCCTCCATCAACTAACGGAATATCCATCGGAGTCAAATCAGCTTTGTTAAAAACATAAATAATTGGTATGTCTTTTGCTCCGATTTGCTTCAGTGTTTCATTGGTTATTTCTATTTGCTGTTTGTAATTGGAATGCGAAAAATCAATTACATGCAAAAGTAAATCCGCTTCTCTCACTTCATCCAAAGTTGAACGGAAGGCTTTTATCAAATCATGTGGTAACTTATT from Leptospiraceae bacterium includes:
- a CDS encoding DUF1304 domain-containing protein, with the translated sequence MVALGLVGLVAFEHIYILVLEMFLWETRALKVFEMTAEYAASTKVLAMNQGLYNGFLAAGLIWGLFFIQNQDWKVNVLNFFLGCVIVAGVYGGFTAKMSIILTQGLPALLAFLALNFLYKKG